The genomic interval ATGATGCCAAAGCAACTTTTTTTCTTATAGGAAATGAAATAGAAAAAAATCCTGAAATAGCGAAGGAAATTGCCAAAAATGGTCATCAACTTGGAAATCATACATACTCCCACAAGCGAATGATTTTTAAATCACAATCCTTTATAAAGACAGAAATTGAAGACACAAATAAATTAATCAAAAAAGCAGGTTATACAGGAGACATAGATTTCAGACCGCCTAATGGGAAGAGGCTTATCGGACTTCCTTATTATTTGAAAAAAGCCAATATGGATACGATACTCTGGGACATCGAGCCAGATACTTATTATCAAGTGGCAGAGGATAAAGTAAACTATGTGAAAGAATCAGTGAAGCCTGGTTCCGTTATTTTAATGCATCCAATGTATGATCAAACGGGTGAGGAATTGAAAGCAATAGAAGGTGTTTTAAAAACATTAATGGAAGAAGGATATACTTTTGTTACTGTTAATGAGCTCCAGCAATTAGGGGGGAAATAAATAAAAGAAGACGAACGAATTTTTAATTATACTAGTCATTTCCCTAACGAATCTCTTTCGGCTGCATAAGGTGGATGCTCCATCCAGCCATTTTTAATCATGATTTTTGCTGCATCTTCTACAAACGATGCTATTTGAATTAAGCCTCTTGTATACATAAAACCTAAATCATGTCTACCATTCACTGCAACCGAGTTTCCAAAGGATCTAATCTTCATGGAAAACATATCCACTTTATGGAATAGCATTATTTTTTCAGAAAAAGGAGAAACGGTTGATGTTGTTACTAAATGATCAAGAAAAGATGGCGCTGGTAAATCTTCATTATGTAGTTTGTCCATATAATGCTCCACATGCTTGTGAGTGAAATTTTTTCCTCTAATAAATAATTCGCGAATTTCTTCATTTTTTGTAACTTGGCTAAATGCCATAATTAATGCTTTACTCGCAACATTATTTTCAATATTGTCGTAAAGATGGGCGACTTCTAATGCATGTAAAGGTCTGACATGTCCAAAATATCCATTTAAAAAATCCTTTTGAACAAAATCTGTTTTTTCAGGTATTGGAATAATAGGTGGCTTACTAATAAATCCTTTAGTCATTAATAGTTCTTTGATTTGCTCTATTAAAGCCATCGTTGCTTCCATACAATACGAAAAAAATTCCTTTACATCTTTTCTAAAAACAAGTGGTACAGCAACATTATAAATGCTTATTCCTGCTTTGGCAGTATATTTAAGATAATGTACATAGAATTCATCTTCAAATAATCGAGGGGCATCAAGGTTCAAATCCTCTTATATAGAAAAACCTTTCGGGATTGGAAAATTTTCCTTCTTAAATATAGCTTCTATCGTATTTAAGAATTCGCTACATAAGTTATATGCCTTTTTCAATAAATGCTTAATATCTTTATCCTCCACATGCTGAAGGTAGTAATGGAGATAGCATTTAGACATGCTGTTTCCCATATAAGTCGCCCAAAGTTTCCCCATTTCTGCAGATGTAAGCTTTTCATTGAGGTCTATTGTTGTTGAACGTATATTCAGCGGTTCGCGCGTGTCCATAATAAAACTCCTTTTACTTGTTTTATTGTAGTATTTTCAATCATTTCTCATTGTATGCTAAGTGTAATTACCTATTATTTGAAACGTAATAATAATAGAATCCCTTTTCCTCTGTGTTTCAATCGTTTAGAATAATACAGAAAAAAGAAAATTTTGAGGAGTATCAAATGAAAATACTAATAGTGGAAGACGATAAAACCATTGCCTCTGGTTTAGAATACAGTTTACAAAGTGAAAAGTATGAAACAATTACGTGTTTTAACGTACAAACTGCCAAAAGAGCTTTAGAGGACCAACTAAAATTTATTGATTTATGTATCTTTGACCTTTCCCTTCCAGATGGTTCTGGATATGAACTATGTGAATATGTCAAAAGTAAAGCTGATAAGCCTGTCATTTTTTTAACAGCTTTAGATGATGAAGTGAATGTCGTAATGGGACTGGATATGGGTGCAGATGACTATATAACAAAACCATTTCGCTTAAGAGAGCTTCTTTCTAGAATTAAATCCGTTTTGCGGCGGTACAATAAGCAGCTGCAGAATAATCCTTTGATTGAAATAGATTCGATACGCATTAACACATCGGAAGGAAAGATTTATAAAAGAAATGAGGAAGTAATGGTTACGGCACTTGAATATCGCTTATTTCTCATTTTTGCTAATAATATAGGACAAGTTTTAACTAGAAGCCAATTATTAGAGAAAATATGGGATGTGGCAGGAGATTTTGTTAATGATAATACATTAACCGTTTATATAAAAAGGCTCCGCGAAAAATTAGAGGACGATCCTCAAAAACCAACTATCATCAAAACCATACGTGGACTTGGCTATAAGGTAGGGGATTAATATGATTCGTAATCGAGAAGTGAAGGTACTTCTATTCATTTTAGCGGTTATTAGCATAATGGCTATCATCTATGCAAGTGTTGTATATTCCATTTCAGCTGCAGTTTTTTTACTCGTTGTGATTGCTGCTATCACGTATTGTTTTTATCATTTTACTAGATACCGGTATAAGGAAATGGAAAAGCTATCGAATTATTTACAGCAAATTAGCAACGGAGATGTAAGGCTGGATATTCGGGATAATGTGGAAGGCGAATTGAGTATTTTAAAAAATAACATTTATAAGGTTACATTAATGTTATCGGAGCAGAGCGCTCTTTTACGTGAGGAAAAATTAAAGCTTACAGATGCTATTTCAGATATATCCCATCAATTGAAAACACCATTAACTTCCATGGTTGTCATGACCGATTTGTTGTGCAATCCAAATCTTGAAGAAATGAGAAGGCGTGAATTTACGAATAATATTTCGATTCAGCTGGAAAGAATGGAATGGCTTGTTTCTTCCTTGCTGAAATTATCGAAAATGGATGCTGGGACGATTCCTTTTAAAAAGGAGCAAGTTGATGTTAAAAAACTGATTAATAAGTCAGTAGAACCAATATTAATTCCAATGGATATTAAAGGACTTTCTTTTGAGATTACAGGAGACGAGAGTGTTTCCTATACTGGAGATTTTAATTGGACTGCGGAAGCACTCATTAATATTTTGAAAAATTGTGTGGAGCATACCTCTGAAGATGGAAAAATACATATTCGATACGCTGAAAATGTTTTATTTACAGAAATCATTATTCAGGATAATGGGAAAGGCATCTCTAAAAAAGATTTGCCTTATATATTTAAACGATTTTATAAGGGAGAAAATGCAAGTGAAGATAGCATCGGTATTGGTTTAGCGATGGCCTATAGTATTATCAAAAGCCAGCATGGCGATATTGAAGTTAGAAGTAAGGTGGGGGAAGGGACTACTTTTCATATTAAGTTTTATAAACAGGTGATTTAGTGGGGATAACGGTATCTAGGAGCGGGAATGAAAGCCAGAAATGCCCCATAAAAAAGAACAAAGCATAAAAGAACTTGCCACCTATTCCTACGAAAGTGACTAAATTGTCACTTTAAAGTCACTGGAGAGTCACTTTAGACAGGTACACTAAGAGCATCAAGTATTTGGAGGACGATAAAATGGAAATTTTAAAAATAGAAAATTTGTCTAAAGTGTATGGAAAAGGGGAAACGGCAGTAACGGCATTGGATAATGTATCTTTCACTGTTAATAAGGGTGAATTTGTTGCGATTATCGGACCATCTGGATCAGGTAAATCTACGTTGCTTCACATGCTAGGTGGAGTGGATAGACCGACAAATGGAAAAGTTTTTGTAGATAATACAGATATTTATCAATTAAATGAAACACAATTAGCTATTTTTAGAAGAAGACAAATTGGTCTTATCTATCAATTTTATAACTTAATCCCTATTCTTTCCGTAGAAGAAAATATTACGCTGCCTCTTCTATTAGATAATCATCAAGTAGATAAAGAGCAATTTAATCGCATTGTATCTATATTAGGCTTGCAACAAAGATTAGATCATCTTCCTAATCAATTATCGGGGGGACAGCAGCAGCGTGTTTCCATTGGACGTGCACTTATCAGTAATCCTGCTATTATGCTTGCAGACGAGCCTACAGGAAATTTAGATAGTAAAAATAGTGAAGAGATTATGGAACTATTAAAAATGTTTAATAAAACCTATAATCAAACACTGATTGTTATTACCCATGATGAACGAATTGCATTACAAGCAGATCGAGTTATATCTGTTGAAGATGGAAAAATCGCCAAAAATGAGGTGATTCGTCCATGAATATCATGAATAAACTCACTTTAAGAAATTTAAAGGAGAATAAGCGAAGAACACTAGTAACCATAATTGGGGTCATTATCTCTGTTAGTATGCTGACAGCTGTAGCGACGCTTGGTCTTTCTTTTATCGATTTATTAAAGAGAGACAGTATGGCAAGAGACGGAGAGTGGCATGCACAATTTAGCGGTGTTAACAGCGAGCAAGCCAAAGAAATTAGAAAGGATAGTAATATAGAAAAAGTTATTTTATCCAATGATTTGGGCTATGCGAACTGGAAGGATTCAAAAAATGAAAATAAACCGTATTTATTTTTTAAGCAGTATGATGAGCAAGGATTTAAGCAATTTTTAATTACCTTAAAAGAAGGTACGTTTCCAAAAGCCGCTAATGAAATAATTATATCTGATGAAATGAGGAAGAAGGGAAATAGTCATTATGCTATCGGTGAAGAGTTAAAGGTTAGTATTGGGGAAAGGCATTTTAAATTAGATGAAGAAGATTCCATCCTAACACAAACAGATCCTCTACAAAGGAATGAAGAAGGGGAAAGTGTAGAAGAAATCCAGCAGGCAAAATCCTACACATTCAAAATTGTCGGAATCATGGAAACTCCATCTTGGGAACCTTCATGGTCACCAGGATATACCGTTGTTAGCTATTTGGACCAAAACGAATTAACAACTAGCAGCAGTGTAAATGCAAGTGTTGTGATGAAAAAGGTAAAGCAGTCTCTATATGAGGACTCGGAATCATTGGCAAAGAAATTAGCCATTGCAAAAGTAAATTTTAATAATGAGTTATTGCGTTATTATGGCGTATCATCGAATGATAATTTGCTTCTTACAATGTATTCTTTAATAGGTATTGTCATCCTTGTTATCGTTATTGGTTCTGTGGCACTGATTTATAATGCGTTTGCTATTAGTGTGTCGGAACGGGCAAGACATTTAGGTATGCTTTCGAGTGTAGGAGCGACTAAGAAGCAAAAAAGAAATTCTGTATTCTTTGAGGGTGCAGTAATAGGTGGCATCAGTATACCAATAGGAATAATTGCTGGGCTTGTGGGAATTGGAATTACATTCTCTTTTATCAATAAGTATTTGCAAGATGCCCTAAACTCTACTCAAGAATTAAATGTAGTTGTAACGCCTTATTCCATCCTATTTTCTATTATTATTTCAGTTGTAACCATATTTATTTCAACCTATTTGCCAGCTAGGAAAGCATCAAAGATTTCTGCAATTGATGCAATTAGACAAACGCAAGATATTAAATTATCAGGGAAAAAAATGAAAACATCTAAATTTGTGCGCAAGCTATTTGGAATAGAAGCGGAAATTGGCTTAAAAAACTTAAAACGGAATAAGCGTAGATATCAAACAACCGTATTTTCCTTAGTTATTAGTATTTTGCTTTTCTTAGTCGTGGCTTATTTTACCGATAATATGAAAAAGTCAGTGGGACTCTCACAGGAAAATATCGATTACGATATTGCTGTGTCTGCAGATTCAACAACTCCAGAGGAAGAGCTGCAGATTTTAGCGAATGCACCAAGTATTACAGAAAGCAATTTAATTAAGAATGCGTATGTAAGTACCTATTTAAAGAAAGATCTTTTAAGTGAAAATAATAGGAAATCGGTGGAAAAAGGTGATGCGTTCTTAGAGGACGGCAAACTCCCCTTTACTGTAAATTTCTTTATTTTATCTGAATCTGCTTTTAAGCGTTACGCTAATTCAGTAGGCTTTCCTATCAAAGAATATACGAATCCCGATGATCCAAAAGGGATAGTGATAGAGACGGCATCTTATTTTGATCCATATGAAGAGAAATTTGTGGAGGAAAAAGTGCTGAATGCGAAACCAGGGGATTATCTCGATCTCTATAGTTACCGTGAAGAAAGCGCAAAGGATGAAATATTTACTAAGATACAGATTGGCTTATTTACGAATGAAACATTCATGGGAATGGATGCTGATAATTATAGAATGTTAACAATGATCATCTCTAATGAAGTAGCAGAGAAATTATTTGAAAAGGAAAAAAATATTAATTTGAACTACAATCTCTATTTAAATAGCGACAATCCGGAGAAAGCCCAAGAAGAGTTAGAAGATTTAAAAACAGGCTCTATCTATATTTACAATGTGGAAAAGGATCGTAAGCAATCGGAACAGATGATTATGATTATGTCTGTTTTTATGTACGGTTTTATTTCCCTCATTTCCTTAATTAGTATTGCCAATATCTTTAATACCATTTCTACAAGTATATCTTTAAGAAAAAGAGAATTTGCTATGCTGCGTTCTGTTGGAATGACCCCAACTGGTTTTAATAAAATGATTTACTTTGAGAGTATCTTTTATGGGATAAAAGCATTGATGTATGGTCTTCCAATTAGCATAGGAGTAATAGCTATCCTATACTGGTCTATAAGCAATACATTTGAATATGGTTTTGCGCTTCCATGGTTAAGCATTTTCTATGTAGTGATTGCTATATTTATCATTGTCGCTTCCGCTATGCTATATTCAGTCAGCAAAATTAAGAAAGAAAATATTATTGATGGCTTAAAGCAAGAGAATGCTTAATAGGAACAAAAGAAAAATAGAGAAGAATTAGAAAAAAACTCGTCCGTTTTGTAACTGGTTCTGATTCCTATCACAAAAACTAAAAATGTATATGAAAGAGACTATCAATTTGTAATAGAATTTGATGGTCTTTTTCTGTTGATATAACGCGGAAAAATTATAAAATAGGCGTGAAGCTGTAAGCTAATTTGTATATCAAAATGTAAGGTTACAGAGGTTTCTGTTACCTTGATAATCGGACTGCAAAATGCGGTGTTTTTTATTTGCAAATTTATGTTTTTTCTTCGGCTTTGGTTACTGTTGTTGTTCGCGTAGCTATGAGAATTCATAAGCGGAGAATTTCCGGCTAATGCACAAAAGAAAGCTTATAAAGTAAAAATAAACGGAAATTTTCCGGTTAACTCCTCTAAATAAGACAAAATCAAGAGTTTTGTAGCATATAAGCGGAAAAACTAACCTTATTTTTAAGTGAATAGGGACAATTTTCAATATAAGCGAAATTTTTACGTTTATGTTCCCATCACGGTGAAAGGAACATCCAGTTATTATTGAGCCTTGGACCAAAAATACTTTTAGCGACACTTTGTAATGTTCATACACATAACAAATAGCCCTGCATTTTGCAGGACAAAAGATATAGCAAACAAAAGGAAATTTTTAAATACATTTTCATAAAATGAGACAGGTATCCGAACCCGTTATCCGTTTTGGTGTTTTTTTTCCTATGTAAAAGCAAGCAGGTAAGGGAAAGAAGAATGTAGAATCAATAAAAGAAGACGGAGGAGGATAAAAAATGACGATTGATATTTTACAACAAAATAAGAAAAGCTGGAATAAAGTAGCCCATCATTTTAATGGGATAGACGCATTGCCTAGCTATGGCCCTTTTAGCCAAACGGAAGAGGAATTAAGACTATTGAAAGAAATAACAAATAAAAAAGTCCTTGATATTGGGTGTGGCAGTGGACATTCTTTACTGTACATGGCTGATAAAGGAGCTAGTGAATTATGGGGGATAGACCTATCTGAAAAGCAAATAGAGACTGCAAAAGAAACATTAAAAGGTCTATCTTCCAACTTATTCTGTGCTGCGATGGAGGAAGATATCGGTCTTCCGACATTATATTTCGACACCGTTTATTCTATCTATGCAATTGGATGGACAACAGATTTAGCCTCGACCTTTAAACTTATTTATTCATATTTAAAGCCAGGAGGAGAATTTATTTTTAGTTGGGATCATCCATTATATGCGCATATGCAAAGTGAAAACGGGCAAATCTATCTTCAAGGTTCCTATCAAGAAGAAGGTTTAACAGCTTATCAAAGGTTTAAAGGAGAAGAAGCACCAGTAGTCATACCAAAAAGAAAGATGAGTACTTATATAAATGAATTAATTAAAGCTGGATTTACCATTGAATCCGTTATAGAAAGTGAGGTTTCCAAAAATTTTGAAACGATCGAAACGGAAATCTCTGATCGTTATTATTCCTTATACAAAGCAAGAAAATTTCCAACTACTATGATTATGAAAGCAAGAAAAGCATGACATGTGGGCAGCCACATGTCATTTTTCATGATAAACGTTTTGGAAGATAAATAGAAATTTTCACCAAAGACTCTCGCAATTGTAACAAAAAGAAGTACACGGTTATTAATAGACATTACTTTTAATAGAAACTATAATTTAATTATCTACTAGCTTGTTAAAAAATTCACATATGTAATTCTTTTTTGAGATGTTTTGCAAACGTATTCTTAAATGTCTGTTTTAATAACCAGGATAAAAATAAGGTCTGGGATTTTTTAAAACAAAAGCATTTTTCCTACATGCCTTATTTTTAAATATATTAAAAAGGGGTTTTGAAAGTGGTAACTGCTTTAAATGCAACAACAGTATTGGACAAGGAATATGGTCTATATATTAATGGGCAATGGGTAAAAGGTTCAGAAGGAAAGCTAATTAGCAGCTATAACCCTAGTAATGGAGAAAAGTTGGCTGATTTTGTGGACGCTACCTATGCAGATGTAGATCAAGCAGTGGCTGCAGCAGCAGAGGCATTAAAAACATGGAAGAAAGTAAGTTTAATAGATAGAAGCAATTTATTATTAAAAATTGCTGATTTAATTGATGAACATGCGGAAAAATTAGCCTTAGTGGAGACATTGGATAACGGAAAGCCACTAAGAGAAACAAGAAATATTGATGTTCCATTAAGCTCTGATCATTTTCGTTATTTTGCAGGGGTAATCCGATCAGAAGAAGGGACTGCGCAAGCATTCGATGAGGATACTTTGTCCATTTCAATAAAGGAGCCTATTGGGGTAGTTGGTCAAATCATTCCTTGGAATTTTCCTTTATTAATGGCTGCATGGAAGATTGCACCCGCTATTGCAGCCGGTAATACGGTAGTTATTCATCCGTCGTCTACAACTTCTTTAAGCTTATTAGAACTAGCTAAAATCTTCGATCAAGTATTGCCAAATGGAGTAGTTAATGTCATTACGGGTCGCGGTTCCCACTCTGGAGATTATATGTTACATCATGAAGGATTTGCAAAAATTGCTTTTACAGGATCAACGGAAATTGGCCAAGAAGTTGCGGTTGCTGCAGCGAAAAGACTTATTCCATCAACACTTGAGCTAGGCGGAAAGTCAGCGAATATCATATTTAATGATGCACCAATGGAGCGAGCTTTGGAAGGGGTTCAATTAGGAATTCTTTTTAACCAAGGACAGGTTTGCTGTGCTGGTTCTCGTATTTTTATCCAAGAAGGAATTTATGAGGAGTTCCTCGCAAAAATGAAGCTTGCATTTGAGGATGTAAAAGTTGGCCTGCCTTGGGAAGAGGATGTAGTGATGGGGGCGCAAATAAATGAGCGCCAATTAGAACAAATTTTAGAATATGTAAAAATCGGCGAAGAAGAAGGAGCAAGAGTTGTAACAGGGGGCTGCAGACTCGAAAATAATGGATTGGAAAAAGGCGCATTTATGGCACCAACGATTTTAGCCGATGCTACAAATGAGATGCGCATCGCACAAGAAGAAATTTTTGGTCCAGTTGCAACGGTAATAAAATTTAAGACCGAAGAAGAGGTTATTGAGCTGGCTAACCAATCTGAGTTTGGACTTGGTGGAGCAGTATTCTCCCGTGATATTAATACTGCACTTCGTGTAGCAAGAAGTGTAGAAACAGGTCGTATGTGGGTGAATACGTATAATCAGCTTCCAGCAGGAGCTCCATTTGGAGGCTATAAAAAATCAGGAATCGGCAGAGAAACATACAAGAGCATATTAGATGGGTATACACAGACGAAAAATATTTATATCGTAACGAAAGAAGAAACAGAGGGAATGTATTAAAGGAAAATAGGAGGCTGCTAGGACTTTGTCTTAGTGGCTTTTTTTATGTTTAAAAGTTCATGTATAATTTGCTCTAAGATAAAAAATAAAAATTTAGTTTTTTCTTGAACTTTTTCCCCAGTAGAAAGTCTAATGTATAGGACAATTTGAGGAGGTGATTAATTGGAAGAGTTAGAGTTTAGTAAGAAAGCCATTAAAGGAGATGATGATGCCTTTTTGAAAGTAATGCAATTACATAAAGAATCATTGCTAAGAGCTGCTTTAGCATTTTTAAAAGATGAAGATGCGGCAATAGAAGCATTGCAGGAAGTAACCTATCGAGCTTATAAAAAGATACATACCGTTAAAGAGCCAGCCTATTTAAAAACATGGCTAACAAGAATTATGATCAATTATTGTCAAGATCAAGTAAAGAGATCCAACAGAGTTATTTCTGATAACCAAGTATATGATGGATCTGTTTACCAAGACCAATCCTTGATTGAACTAAAGGAAGCCCTTGGATTGTTATCTAATGAAGATCAGCAATTAATCTATTTGAAATATTTTCAAAATACGAAAATCAAAGAAATTGCCGCAATGGAAAAAATACCAGAGGGAACCGTAAAGTCTCGATTACATAAAGTACTGAAAACATTAAGACTATATTTTAAGGAGAAAGGAGAGAGTGATCATGTATGAACAAGAGGAACAAAGATTGTCTAAGTTAAAGAATGACTTAGAAAAAGTAGAATTACCGATCGGAAAAACGGATGAAGCCATTTTAAGTGGATTTATGAAAGCAAAGCGAGAAAAAAATCTGGTTAAGAAAAAACAAAAAAGATTAGTAGGGCTTGCGATTGCTGCCATTATTATCATTTTCTTTGTAACTTCCATTCGAATATCCCCAACTTTTGCAAATGCTCTCTCAACAATCCCTGGGATGGAATGGATGATTGGTTTTATTGAACAAGATAAAGGCTTTTCCGCCATTATAGAAAATGATTATTATCAAAAGGTAGATGTTTCTGAGACAAAAGGAGATTTGACGTTAACGATAGATGGAGTAATTATGGATGAATCAGGAATGAATGTATTTTATACGTTGAAATCGACAAAGCCACTAACTGGCGGAGAGATAAAGTATATTAATCTCCTAAATAAAGAAGAATTTCCTGAGCATTCACGTAGCTATAATGTATATTTTCCTGATGATATTCAAAATGAATTTCAAGATATGGTTGAGTACCAATTTGTAAACTCTTTTTCTTTTGAGGAATTAACGTTTAACTTTGAATTAGTTACAGTAATGGACAATCAAGAAATAAAATTTCTGATTCCTTTTGAACTCAAGGAAAATGTAAAGAAGAATATAACTTATCCAATAAACCAGGTTGTGGAAGTGGAGAATCAAAAAATCACGATAGAAGAAATTATCGTGTACCCATTACGAATTGGAGTGAAGGTAGCATTTAATCCTGCTAATACAAAAGAAATTTTGGGATTTGAAGATATGCGGTTGGAAAATGAAAAAGAAGAAGTTTGGAGTTCTATTAAAAACGGAACTGTAATGAGGCATATAAGTGAAAATGAGAAAACATTTTATTTGCAGTCTAATTATTTTGAAAAAACGAAGGAAATTTATTTGTGTATAAATAAGTTGATGGCAATTGATAAGGAAGACGCGATGGTTATTGTAGACACGGAAGCAAGTAAATTAATAAAAAGTCCGAAAGACGGTAAGCTTAAATTAGGAAAAACTTCTGAGAATCAAATAGAATTTTATATGGAATCGAATTCAGAAAATCATTTTAGTCTCTTTAGTTATGCAATAGATGCTGATGGAAAAGAACTCTCAATATCTACTGAACTAATGACAAGTACCAATAATGAAAAGAGATGGGAGTTACATTTAGAAAACACTGTTTATAAAAATCCTTTACGTCTTGAATTATTCGCTTACCCTAATTACATCGAAGGGGATGTAAAGATAGAAGTAAAATAAGCTGCATGCTTTGGTAGTGGTATTCATCATACCATTACCAAAGCACACGTTTTTTTATTGTAAGCGTTACATTTTTGTGTTAAAGTAAAGTTACGTAAACGTTTACGTGAAGGGTGAAATAAATGACGATAACAATTAAAGACATAGCAAAAGTCGCCAATGTGTCCACAGCAACTGTTTCAAGAGTTTTAAATGGAGCAGGTGGTTACAATGAAGAGACAAAGAAGAAAATCCTGCAAATGGCAGAAGAGCTAGGCTATCGGAGAAATGAAATGGCGAGAAGCTTAGTGAAAAAATCTAGTAATTTAATTGGTATTATCATGCCAAACGTGTCAACCATCTTTTATGCTGATATTGTAAATGGGATGGAGAAGGTAGCGCAATGTCATGGCTTTAGTGTCATTCTTTCCCATGCTGGGGAGAAAGGTAATCGATTAATTGATTGCTTAAAAATGCTAGAAGAAAGAAAAGTGGATGGGCTTGTTCTTGTATCTATCCCACTAACCGAGGAGCAAATTCAAGCTATTGAATCATTGAGTATCCCTTATGTGCTATTGTCTACAGATACACAAAATAAACAAATACCTTTTATTAAAGTAGATGATTTTGAAGCTTCCTATGCTGCTACAAAGTATCTAATTGACCATGGACATCGAAAAATTGGCTTGGCAGGTGTGGATTACGCTGATCGAGTAGCTGGGATTCCGAGGATAGAAGGATATAAAAAGGCATTAATGGATCACGGATTAAGTATTTCGGCTAACTACATAAAAGCAGGAGATTATAGTTTTTCTGCCGGAAAAGAAGCCCTCTATGCTTTCCATGCTGAAAAGGCTGGAATAACAGCTGTATTTTGTGTAAGTGATGAAGTAGCACTTGGTGTTATTTCAGCAGCCTTTGACTTAGGGATAAAAATACCAGAGCAACTTTCTGTCATAGGCTACGATAATACGAGAGTTGCAGAAATGGCTGTTCCTCCCTTAACTACAATAGAGCAACCATTTCAGTTAATGGGAGAAAAGGGCTGCTTGAAAGTGATTGAGGCTATTCAGCAAAAAGTAGAAGTGAAAACAGAAAGGATGCCATTTCGATTAGTAGAAAGGGCGTCTGTAATAAATAGGATGGAGTAAAATTTTTTAAACTTTACATAAACGTTTATGTAAAGAATATATTTTCACAGAAAGTAGGTAACATAATGGAAAAGAAATGGTGGCAAACGTCAGTCGTATATCAAATATATCCAAGAAGCTTTCAAGATAGTAATGGAGATGGAATTGGAGATTTAAGAGGAATCATCAATCGTCTTGATTATTTGCAAAAACTAGGAATCGATGTTATTTGGCTAAGCCCTGTATACAAATCGCCTAATGACGATAATGGCTATGATATTAGTGAT from Niallia sp. FSL W8-0635 carries:
- a CDS encoding aldehyde dehydrogenase family protein codes for the protein MVTALNATTVLDKEYGLYINGQWVKGSEGKLISSYNPSNGEKLADFVDATYADVDQAVAAAAEALKTWKKVSLIDRSNLLLKIADLIDEHAEKLALVETLDNGKPLRETRNIDVPLSSDHFRYFAGVIRSEEGTAQAFDEDTLSISIKEPIGVVGQIIPWNFPLLMAAWKIAPAIAAGNTVVIHPSSTTSLSLLELAKIFDQVLPNGVVNVITGRGSHSGDYMLHHEGFAKIAFTGSTEIGQEVAVAAAKRLIPSTLELGGKSANIIFNDAPMERALEGVQLGILFNQGQVCCAGSRIFIQEGIYEEFLAKMKLAFEDVKVGLPWEEDVVMGAQINERQLEQILEYVKIGEEEGARVVTGGCRLENNGLEKGAFMAPTILADATNEMRIAQEEIFGPVATVIKFKTEEEVIELANQSEFGLGGAVFSRDINTALRVARSVETGRMWVNTYNQLPAGAPFGGYKKSGIGRETYKSILDGYTQTKNIYIVTKEETEGMY
- a CDS encoding sigma-70 family RNA polymerase sigma factor, with protein sequence MEELEFSKKAIKGDDDAFLKVMQLHKESLLRAALAFLKDEDAAIEALQEVTYRAYKKIHTVKEPAYLKTWLTRIMINYCQDQVKRSNRVISDNQVYDGSVYQDQSLIELKEALGLLSNEDQQLIYLKYFQNTKIKEIAAMEKIPEGTVKSRLHKVLKTLRLYFKEKGESDHV
- a CDS encoding DUF4179 domain-containing protein, translated to MYEQEEQRLSKLKNDLEKVELPIGKTDEAILSGFMKAKREKNLVKKKQKRLVGLAIAAIIIIFFVTSIRISPTFANALSTIPGMEWMIGFIEQDKGFSAIIENDYYQKVDVSETKGDLTLTIDGVIMDESGMNVFYTLKSTKPLTGGEIKYINLLNKEEFPEHSRSYNVYFPDDIQNEFQDMVEYQFVNSFSFEELTFNFELVTVMDNQEIKFLIPFELKENVKKNITYPINQVVEVENQKITIEEIIVYPLRIGVKVAFNPANTKEILGFEDMRLENEKEEVWSSIKNGTVMRHISENEKTFYLQSNYFEKTKEIYLCINKLMAIDKEDAMVIVDTEASKLIKSPKDGKLKLGKTSENQIEFYMESNSENHFSLFSYAIDADGKELSISTELMTSTNNEKRWELHLENTVYKNPLRLELFAYPNYIEGDVKIEVK
- a CDS encoding LacI family DNA-binding transcriptional regulator — translated: MTITIKDIAKVANVSTATVSRVLNGAGGYNEETKKKILQMAEELGYRRNEMARSLVKKSSNLIGIIMPNVSTIFYADIVNGMEKVAQCHGFSVILSHAGEKGNRLIDCLKMLEERKVDGLVLVSIPLTEEQIQAIESLSIPYVLLSTDTQNKQIPFIKVDDFEASYAATKYLIDHGHRKIGLAGVDYADRVAGIPRIEGYKKALMDHGLSISANYIKAGDYSFSAGKEALYAFHAEKAGITAVFCVSDEVALGVISAAFDLGIKIPEQLSVIGYDNTRVAEMAVPPLTTIEQPFQLMGEKGCLKVIEAIQQKVEVKTERMPFRLVERASVINRME